Proteins found in one Triticum aestivum cultivar Chinese Spring chromosome 4D, IWGSC CS RefSeq v2.1, whole genome shotgun sequence genomic segment:
- the LOC123100040 gene encoding glycine-rich RNA-binding protein GRP2A isoform X2, with translation MSAPWWDSDENRSAVEYRAYVGNLPWGTDERSLKDFFDYRPLNADIVTDRETGRSRGFGFVWFDDEESLSNAIHGMNGQELGGRTITVDRANQRPRRWRR, from the exons ATGTCGGCGCCGTGGTGGGACTCCGACGAAAACCGCTCTGCGGTTGAGTACCGCGCCTATGTTGGCAACCTCCCCTGGGGCACCGATGAGCGCTCGCTCAAGGACTTCTTCGACTACCGCCCGCTCAACGCCGAC ATCGTCACCGACCGGGAGACGGGCAGATCCCGCGGCTTCGGCTTCGTCTGGTTCGACGACGAGGAGTCGTTGAGCAACGCCATCCACGGCATGAACGGCCAGGAGCTCGGCGGCCGCACCATCACCGTCGACAGGGCCAATCAACGCCCCCGCCGCTGGAGGAGATGA
- the LOC123100040 gene encoding glycine-rich RNA-binding protein GRP2A isoform X1, with the protein MSAPWWDSDENRSAVEYRAYVGNLPWGTDERSLKDFFDYRPLNADIIYQIVTDRETGRSRGFGFVWFDDEESLSNAIHGMNGQELGGRTITVDRANQRPRRWRR; encoded by the exons ATGTCGGCGCCGTGGTGGGACTCCGACGAAAACCGCTCTGCGGTTGAGTACCGCGCCTATGTTGGCAACCTCCCCTGGGGCACCGATGAGCGCTCGCTCAAGGACTTCTTCGACTACCGCCCGCTCAACGCCGAC ATAATTTATCAGATCGTCACCGACCGGGAGACGGGCAGATCCCGCGGCTTCGGCTTCGTCTGGTTCGACGACGAGGAGTCGTTGAGCAACGCCATCCACGGCATGAACGGCCAGGAGCTCGGCGGCCGCACCATCACCGTCGACAGGGCCAATCAACGCCCCCGCCGCTGGAGGAGATGA